From one Erinaceus europaeus chromosome 4, mEriEur2.1, whole genome shotgun sequence genomic stretch:
- the LOC103113852 gene encoding cytochrome P450 2D14-like has product MVLLSGEWLGSVAVAVVIFLLLVDLMHRRARWAAHYPPGPTFLPGLGNLLQLDFQDLPRSMGQLRRRYGNVFSLQMAWTPTVVLNGLAAVREALVERSEDTSDRPPSTVYEHLGLGPRSEGVILARYGHAWREQRRFSLSTMRNFGLGKKSLEESVTEEASCLCAAFAAQDGSPFRPKELLNKAVSNVISSLIYARRFEYDDPHFLKMLDLMDDFLKEDSGFVRQVLSEIPVLLKIPGMAKRFFPGQKALMAMLDELNSENRMTWEPDQPRDLTDAFLDEVEKAKGNPESTFNDANLRMVVADLFTAGMVTTSTTLAWALLLMILHPDVQRRVQQEIDEVIGQSRPPEMADQAHMPYTMAVIHEVQRFGDIVPLGVPHMTSRDTEVQGYRIPKGTVLLTNLSSVLKDESCWKKPLRFYPEHFLDDQGCFVKKEAFIPFSAGRRVCLGEPLARMELFLFFTCLLQRFSFSVPTGQPRPSDHAEVAFLSTPAPYQLCAMSR; this is encoded by the exons ATGGTGCTGCTGAGCGGGGAATGGCTGGGGTCCGTGGCCGTGGCCGTGGTCATCTTCCTGCTCCTCGTGGACCTGATGCACCGCAGAGCACGCTGGGCAGCTCACTACCCACCTGGCCCCACGTTTCTGCCTGGGCTGGGCAACCTGCTACAGCTGGACTTCCAGGACCTGCCGCGCTCCATGGGCCAG ctgaGGCGCCGCTATGGGAACGTGTTCAGCCTGCAGATGGCCTGGACGCCCACAGTCGTGCTCAATGGCCTGGCGGCCGTGCGTGAGGCGCTGGTGGAGCGAAGTGAGGACACCTCAGACCGGCCCCCTTCTACTGTGTATGAGCACCTGGGCTTAGGCCCTCGCTCTGAAG GGGTCATCCTGGCGCGCTATGGACACGCGTGGCGCGAGCAGCGGcgcttctctctgtccaccatGCGCAACTTCGGGCTGGGCAAGAAGTCCTTGGAGGAGTCGGTGACTGAGGAGGCCTCCTGCCTCTGTGCCGCCTTTGCTGCCCAGGATG GCAGCCCCTTTCGCCCCAAGGAGCTCCTGAACAAGGCTGTGAGCAATGTGATCTCCTCCCTCATCTATGCGCGCCGCTTTGAGTATGATGACCCTCACTTCCTCAAGATGCTCGATCTCATGGATGATTTCCTGAAAGAGGACTCTGGCTTCGTCCGTCAG GTGCTGAGTGAGATCCCTGTGCTCCTGAAAATCCCAGGGATGGCAAAAAGGTTCTTTCCAGGGCAGAAGGCCTTGATGGCCATGCTGGATGAGCTCAACAGCGAGAACAGGATGACCTGGGAACCAGACCAGCCACGAGACCTGACTGACGCCTTCCTGgatgaggtggagaag GCCAAGGGGAACCCTGAGAGCACCTTCAACGATGCGAACCTGCGcatggtggtggcagacctgttCACTGCGGGGATGGTGACCACGTCGACCACCCTGGCCTGGGCCCTCCTGCTCATGATCCTGCACCCGGACGTGCAGC GCCGGGTTCAGCAGGAGATTGATGAGGTGATAGGGCAGTCGCGCCCACCAGAGATGGCAGACCAGGCCCACATGCCCTACACCATGGCCGTGATCCATGAGGTGCAGCGCTTTGGGGACATTGTGCCACTGGGAGTGCCTCACATGACATCCCGGGACACTGAAGTGCAGGGCTACCGCATCCCCAAG GGCACAGTGCTCCTCACCAACCTGTCATCTGTGCTGAAGGATGAGAGCTGCTGGAAGAAGCCCTTGCGCTTCTACCCTGAGCACTTCCTGGATGACCAAGGCTGCTTTGTGAAGAAGGAGGCCTTCATACCCTTCTCAGCAG GCCGCCGAGTGTGTCTGGGGGAGCCCCTGGCACGCATGGagctctttctcttcttcacctGCCTCCTGCAGCGCTTCAGCTTCTCGGTGCCCACAGGGCAGCCGCGGCCCAGCGACCACGCGGAGGTGGCTTTCCTGTCGACCCCAGCTCCTTACCAGCTCTGTGCCATGTCCCGCTAG